One genomic segment of Streptomyces sp. RerS4 includes these proteins:
- a CDS encoding DUF192 domain-containing protein: MGRRRRDGEGTLRVDGVEVPLEVAASYRARTRGLLGRDGIVGALLLTPAASVHTFGMRFPLDVAYLDRRLRVLAVVTMRPGRLGLPRPRSRHVLEAAAGAMAGWGVRPGARVEIETGRPEAGLGADADGR; the protein is encoded by the coding sequence ATGGGGAGGCGCCGGCGGGACGGGGAGGGCACGCTCAGGGTCGACGGGGTCGAGGTGCCGCTGGAGGTGGCCGCCTCGTACCGGGCCCGGACGCGCGGACTGCTCGGGCGGGACGGGATCGTCGGGGCCCTGCTGCTGACCCCGGCCGCGAGCGTGCACACCTTCGGGATGCGCTTCCCCCTCGACGTGGCCTACCTGGACCGCAGGCTGCGGGTGCTGGCGGTGGTCACCATGCGCCCCGGCCGCCTCGGCCTGCCCCGGCCGCGTTCCCGGCACGTGCTGGAGGCGGCGGCGGGGGCGATGGCCGGCTGGGGAGTGCGCCCCGGGGCGCGCGTGGAGATCGAGACGGGCCGGCCCGAAGCCGGGCTGGGTGCCGACGCCGACGGGCGGTAG
- a CDS encoding SMI1/KNR4 family protein has translation MTENARIGALEQIMPATHGADEDIDWQAVEDAWGTRFPADYVAFMGRFGAGSINGEAGILLPLPKPGLQWDPAEMAEETANARQIWADEGGRAAFDVDPESIIAWGVTGGSDILCWLTSDPDPDRWPVLVVGRHTADAFAVYPYGMAEFLLRLCSDEFDVSPVGITFWDGGRLSFVHWRKAQRRWQEGRNPETGEPDPYAGEFGD, from the coding sequence ATGACGGAGAACGCGCGGATCGGTGCGCTGGAGCAGATCATGCCCGCGACGCACGGGGCCGACGAGGACATCGACTGGCAGGCCGTCGAAGACGCTTGGGGCACCCGCTTCCCGGCCGACTACGTGGCCTTCATGGGCCGTTTCGGCGCCGGCTCCATCAACGGCGAGGCCGGCATCCTGTTGCCGCTGCCGAAGCCCGGACTCCAGTGGGATCCGGCCGAGATGGCCGAGGAGACCGCCAACGCCCGCCAGATCTGGGCGGATGAGGGCGGCCGGGCCGCCTTCGACGTGGACCCTGAGTCGATCATCGCCTGGGGCGTCACCGGCGGCTCCGACATCCTGTGCTGGCTGACGAGCGATCCGGACCCGGACCGGTGGCCGGTCCTGGTCGTCGGGCGGCACACCGCCGACGCCTTCGCCGTGTACCCGTACGGCATGGCCGAATTCCTGCTGCGGCTGTGTTCGGACGAGTTCGACGTGAGCCCGGTCGGCATCACCTTCTGGGACGGTGGCCGACTCAGCTTCGTGCACTGGCGCAAGGCCCAGCGCCGCTGGCAGGAGGGCCGCAATCCGGAGACGGGCGAGCCGGACCCGTACGCCGGCGAGTTCGGCGACTGA
- a CDS encoding serine hydrolase domain-containing protein, with product MSVTVNGTVAAGWESVRAEFEAFAAAEPHSPEAQLAVRHHGRIVVDLWAGEDTEGDTLTGVFSITKAAAHLVVALLVQDGVLDPERPVSSYWPEFTGYGKERLTVRQLVAHGSGLINTPDGLSYEEVADDAVIAERLAAAKPYWEPGTAYGYHAFVIGALTGEVVRRVTGRSVQELYEERVRAPYGLDLYMGLPVEQEGRWKPVLEMLPTDGQLAELAAGEPMTELMKVAFNAHREPPMDMVAYANHPKTRALGPASAGGIGTARGVAALFAAAVGGVGGRAPLLKPDMVAEVARPHTPDVDVVTATPDHFGLGFERQPAVGPQAFGHQGASGGQGFADPVTGIAYGYTRRRFGFPGGMAPENDRLTAAVLKVARAL from the coding sequence ATGAGCGTGACCGTCAACGGCACGGTGGCGGCGGGTTGGGAGAGCGTCCGCGCGGAGTTCGAGGCCTTCGCCGCCGCCGAGCCGCATTCGCCCGAGGCGCAGCTGGCGGTACGTCACCACGGCCGGATCGTGGTGGACCTGTGGGCCGGCGAGGACACCGAGGGGGACACCCTGACCGGCGTCTTCTCGATCACGAAGGCCGCCGCGCACCTGGTGGTGGCGCTCCTGGTGCAGGACGGCGTACTGGACCCGGAGCGTCCGGTGTCCTCGTACTGGCCGGAGTTCACCGGGTACGGCAAGGAGCGGCTGACGGTGCGGCAGCTCGTGGCGCACGGCTCGGGGCTGATCAACACCCCCGACGGCCTCTCGTACGAGGAGGTCGCCGACGACGCCGTGATCGCGGAGCGCCTGGCCGCCGCGAAGCCGTACTGGGAGCCCGGGACGGCGTACGGCTACCACGCCTTCGTGATCGGCGCCCTGACGGGCGAGGTGGTGCGCCGGGTGACGGGCCGCTCCGTCCAGGAGCTGTACGAGGAGCGCGTACGGGCTCCGTACGGGCTGGACCTGTACATGGGGCTGCCGGTGGAGCAGGAGGGCCGCTGGAAGCCGGTCCTGGAGATGCTGCCGACGGACGGGCAGCTGGCGGAGCTCGCGGCGGGTGAGCCGATGACGGAGCTGATGAAGGTCGCCTTCAACGCGCACCGGGAGCCGCCGATGGACATGGTGGCCTACGCCAACCACCCGAAGACGCGTGCCCTCGGCCCCGCTTCGGCGGGCGGCATCGGCACGGCGCGCGGTGTGGCGGCCCTGTTCGCGGCGGCCGTCGGCGGGGTGGGCGGCCGGGCTCCGCTGCTGAAGCCGGACATGGTGGCGGAGGTGGCCCGTCCGCACACGCCGGACGTGGACGTGGTCACGGCGACCCCGGACCACTTCGGGCTGGGCTTCGAGCGGCAGCCCGCCGTCGGTCCGCAGGCCTTCGGGCACCAGGGCGCGTCGGGCGGACAGGGCTTCGCCGACCCGGTCACGGGGATCGCGTACGGGTACACGCGCCGCCGCTTCGGCTTCCCGGGCGGGATGGCCCCGGAGAACGACCGGTTGACGGCGGCGGTGCTGAAGGTGGCGCGGGCGCTGTGA
- a CDS encoding extracellular solute-binding protein, whose product MFGSAATVAVFALLMPLSACGSSQVGSGGDTLRLVAAEYGDSANNSSKDFWDKVTADFTTANPGIKVEVQLLPWADIDREVSRMVKDGKAPDMALMGSYSDFAAQGKLYSAEELLSITAEANFLAPLAEAGSVGNTLYGLPFVASSRLLFYNETLFKQAGITEAPKTWSALETAAKALKAKGVKYPYALPLGPEEAHAEALIWELSNGGGYADSSGNYSLASDQNIQTFAWLKEHLVGPGLTGPTPPSRLNRADAFAAFLRGEVGMVNGYPSLSHEARAKGISLKAVSMPVADSLGAGETPPTVGVADWMMAFKQNGNKQQIGKFLDFVYQDRNLSDFAGRYHLLPSTVTASRTPAGGGLDAIDTDFLTALRGAQLYPVNDPSWVAVSDNLKRNIGRAVEPNGNPKAVLEDIAAKATAESKKH is encoded by the coding sequence ATGTTCGGCAGTGCGGCCACCGTGGCCGTGTTCGCCCTGCTGATGCCACTGTCCGCCTGCGGAAGTTCCCAGGTCGGATCCGGCGGCGACACTCTGCGCCTGGTCGCCGCCGAATACGGCGACAGCGCGAACAACAGCTCGAAGGATTTCTGGGACAAGGTGACGGCCGATTTCACGACCGCCAACCCCGGTATCAAGGTCGAGGTCCAACTCCTGCCATGGGCCGACATCGACCGCGAGGTCAGCCGTATGGTCAAGGACGGCAAGGCCCCGGACATGGCTCTCATGGGGTCGTACTCCGACTTCGCCGCCCAGGGCAAGCTCTATTCCGCCGAAGAACTGCTCTCCATCACCGCCGAGGCGAACTTCCTGGCGCCCCTCGCCGAGGCGGGCTCGGTCGGCAACACCCTCTACGGTCTGCCGTTCGTGGCGAGCAGCCGACTCCTCTTCTACAACGAGACCCTCTTCAAGCAGGCCGGCATCACCGAGGCCCCGAAGACCTGGTCCGCCCTGGAGACCGCCGCCAAGGCGCTCAAGGCCAAGGGGGTGAAGTACCCGTACGCACTCCCGCTCGGCCCGGAGGAGGCGCACGCGGAGGCGCTGATCTGGGAGCTGAGCAACGGCGGCGGCTACGCCGACAGCAGCGGCAACTACAGCCTCGCCTCGGACCAGAACATCCAGACCTTCGCCTGGCTCAAGGAGCACCTGGTCGGCCCCGGCCTCACCGGCCCGACGCCGCCGTCCCGGCTGAACCGCGCCGACGCCTTCGCGGCGTTCCTGCGCGGCGAGGTCGGCATGGTCAACGGCTACCCCTCCCTCTCGCACGAGGCGCGCGCCAAGGGCATCAGCCTCAAGGCCGTGTCCATGCCGGTGGCGGACTCCCTCGGCGCGGGCGAGACCCCGCCGACGGTCGGCGTGGCCGACTGGATGATGGCGTTCAAGCAGAACGGCAACAAGCAGCAGATCGGCAAGTTCCTGGACTTCGTCTACCAGGACCGGAACCTGTCGGACTTCGCGGGCCGCTACCACCTGCTGCCCTCGACGGTCACCGCGTCCCGCACCCCGGCGGGCGGCGGCCTCGACGCCATCGACACGGACTTCCTGACCGCCCTGCGCGGCGCGCAGCTGTACCCGGTGAACGACCCATCGTGGGTGGCGGTCAGCGACAACCTCAAGCGCAACATCGGGCGCGCCGTCGAGCCGAACGGCAACCCGAAGGCCGTCCTGGAGGACATCGCCGCGAAGGCGACGGCGGAGTCCAAGAAGCACTGA